From one Humulus lupulus chromosome 8, drHumLupu1.1, whole genome shotgun sequence genomic stretch:
- the LOC133795812 gene encoding uncharacterized protein LOC133795812: protein MMTSNIEESLNAELKDAKNIPIDILVECLRSLVQTWVWNNSNNANETFTKVSTTIANELRHGIVSKMKFQEGEMPCGHAVAVIAKRNLGVYDYFAKFYKTEMLEALYEENVQPLPHKDEWNLPQHLDIVVFPPKATIPAGRPKKKRIRSRGEPKIIITCGKCGQPGHNTKTCRNPPNDKANKQKK, encoded by the exons ATGATGACATCCAACATTGAAGAATCGCTCAACGCTGAACTAAAAGATGCAAAAAATATCCCTATTGATATCTTGGTTGAATGCCTTAGAAGTTTGGTTCAAACGTGGGTTTGGAACAACTCAAATAATGCAAACGAAACATTCACAAAAGTCTCTACAACAATAGCAAATGAGTTGAGACATGGCATTGTTTCGAAAATGAA GTTTCAAGAAGGTGAAATGCCTTGTGGGCATGCAGTAGCTGTAATTGCAAAGAGAAACTTGGGAGTGTATGATTACTTTGCAAAGTTTTACAAAACAGAAATGCTAGAAGCATTGTATGAAGAAAATGTTCAACCTTTGCCCCATAAAGATGAATGGAATCTTCCACAACACTTAGACATAGTGGTGTTCCCTCCAAAGGCAACAATCCCTGCAGGAAGACCAAAGAAGAAAAGAATAAGATCAAGAGGGGAACCAAAAATAATAATCACCTGTGGGAAATGTGGGCAACCAGGACATAACACGAAGACTTGCAGGAATCCACCAAATGACAAGGCAAAcaagcaaaaaaaataa